The sequence GTTCGGCCCGTCCGCACCACGCCTATTGCTTTGCAAACCGGCGCGCCAACCGCATGAAGGTGCTGGTACATGACGGGATCGGCGTGTGGCTGGCTGCGCGCCGGCTGAACCGCGGCAAGTTCGTGTGGGCCGATGCGCTGCGCGGCCCCCACGTCGCGGTCGACAGTGAGCAGTGGCAGGCGCTGGTGCTGGGCCTGCCTTGGCAGCATGTGGGCGGGGCCGGCGCGATCTCGGTGTTGTAGCGCCGGACAATCCGGCAAGACGCCAATATCGCCGCTGCGAGCCCCGCGGCATACTGTGGGCCATGAGTACCGCATCCCTGGATCACCTCGACGCACAGCAACTGCGCGCGTTGGCCGAACGCCTGATGGGCGAGGTGGCCGCGCGTGACGCCCAGATAGCGGCGCACGATGCGGTGGTTGCCGAGCGGGATCGCGTACTGCACTTCAAACAGACGCACATCGACCAGCTCATGCAGGAGCTGGCGCTGTACAAGCGCTGGCGCTACGGCAAGCGCAGCGAGCAATTGAGCCCGGCGCAGGCAAGCCTTCTGGAAGAGACAATGGACGCCGACATGGCGGCTATCGAAGAGGAAGTCAACGCGCTGCGCGAAGCGATCTCCACCAAGCCTGCGCCGTCGCAAGCGCCGCGTCGCATGCGGCTGCCGGCCGAGTTGCCGCGCACCGACATCCACCATGAACCGGCGTCCACGACGTGCCGCTGCGGCTGCGGCTTGAAACGCATCGGCGAGGACGTCAGCGAGAAGCTGGATTACCTGCCGGG comes from Bordetella holmesii ATCC 51541 and encodes:
- a CDS encoding putative transposase, whose amino-acid sequence is MIRVDAIWLATEPLDMRAGTETALARVVAVFGSARPHHAYCFANRRANRMKVLVHDGIGVWLAARRLNRGKFVWADALRGPHVAVDSEQWQALVLGLPWQHVGGAGAISVL